In Stieleria varia, one genomic interval encodes:
- a CDS encoding EF-hand domain-containing protein, giving the protein MKPSIEVEPTKDSVEVEFTEDVVTEQTTSEQTTSEQATTAPDATEQMAAEPEPREAVSMTPETQTTDSEAMVEENDIAKNEPVSEHDEPSVAPDSNSDSPVRLYLPTTAGILLVDVDIRIGDLSLGQAHQRRIARVMADAVGEPQGDGDEAESLSWRTLFEYVRSHPEQFGNRQTFTPAQYKDMERRYDANRNLQPDHEEVARLVFGVNSVGGPFRLTGTDYYRNANRRQSKLLSAIDLNQDSVLEPSEIDSAERSLQRLDRNGDRRLDRDEVLPTPAANDPAWKRSRSSRHGQVAMDLEGFVDWSMMAYSFDSSRLNSPLGKNPGAVSNLDADQDGLVNKDEIQQLRTAVADLVLELKFDSEESSQPFFNLVSAADDVRQTMQLHDNGRSIAFTDDSATPPMKITFSAKDTLGQTQRIPLEAFEMLDANSDGGLDEKEFPDVPDESFSFERLDADGDGKVTLAEINRRRVDDALLWRVQVRARGAESRDAIFAWLDQDGDGSLSERELRFSGRRLNFGEGVALDHASLPDAYEVEFLRGDPSSDDQSFREAMPTRETDSGNMQTWARMTDSNQDGEISRGEFIGTEKQFDALDRDADGFITASEASVN; this is encoded by the coding sequence GTGAAACCGTCGATCGAGGTCGAGCCGACCAAGGACTCCGTTGAAGTTGAGTTCACTGAGGATGTTGTCACTGAGCAAACCACCTCTGAGCAAACCACCTCTGAGCAAGCGACTACTGCACCAGACGCTACAGAACAAATGGCGGCCGAGCCCGAGCCACGAGAGGCCGTGTCGATGACGCCCGAGACCCAGACCACCGATTCCGAGGCAATGGTCGAGGAAAACGATATCGCCAAGAATGAGCCGGTGAGCGAACACGACGAACCGTCGGTGGCCCCAGATTCCAATTCCGACTCGCCCGTTCGATTGTATTTGCCGACCACGGCGGGCATCTTACTGGTCGATGTCGACATTCGGATCGGCGACCTGTCTCTCGGTCAAGCTCATCAGCGCAGAATCGCACGTGTGATGGCGGACGCGGTTGGAGAACCACAGGGTGATGGTGACGAAGCCGAGTCGTTGAGTTGGCGAACGCTGTTTGAGTACGTTCGCTCACATCCCGAACAGTTTGGCAACCGACAGACGTTCACACCGGCGCAGTACAAAGACATGGAGCGTCGGTACGATGCCAACCGAAATCTCCAACCGGATCACGAGGAAGTCGCTCGGCTTGTTTTTGGAGTCAACTCAGTGGGCGGTCCCTTTCGCTTGACCGGCACGGACTACTATCGCAATGCCAATCGACGACAATCCAAGCTCTTGTCGGCGATCGATCTGAACCAGGACAGCGTCCTGGAACCGAGCGAAATTGACTCGGCCGAGCGATCGCTACAACGTCTGGATCGCAACGGCGACAGACGGTTGGATCGCGACGAAGTGTTACCGACACCGGCGGCAAACGACCCAGCATGGAAGCGCAGTCGATCAAGTCGCCATGGTCAAGTCGCAATGGATCTGGAAGGCTTCGTCGATTGGTCGATGATGGCCTATTCATTCGACTCGTCACGGCTGAATTCACCTTTGGGAAAAAATCCCGGCGCGGTATCAAACCTGGATGCGGATCAAGACGGCTTGGTCAATAAAGATGAGATCCAGCAGTTGCGAACCGCAGTGGCGGACCTAGTTTTGGAGCTGAAGTTCGACAGCGAAGAATCCTCGCAACCCTTTTTCAACCTTGTCAGTGCAGCAGATGATGTTCGACAAACGATGCAACTGCACGATAATGGGCGATCGATCGCGTTCACTGATGACTCTGCGACACCACCGATGAAGATCACCTTTTCGGCAAAGGATACCTTGGGACAAACTCAACGCATTCCCTTGGAAGCGTTCGAGATGCTTGATGCGAATTCGGACGGCGGACTGGACGAGAAGGAGTTCCCCGATGTGCCGGACGAGTCGTTTTCATTCGAGCGACTGGATGCCGATGGTGACGGCAAGGTCACTTTAGCGGAAATCAATCGTCGACGTGTCGATGACGCATTGCTTTGGCGAGTCCAAGTGCGAGCGCGAGGCGCCGAGTCACGCGACGCGATTTTTGCATGGTTGGACCAGGACGGTGATGGATCGCTCTCGGAACGCGAGTTGCGATTCAGCGGTCGTCGACTGAATTTCGGCGAAGGCGTAGCACTCGACCACGCGTCGCTGCCCGATGCATATGAAGTCGAGTTCTTGCGAGGTGACCCATCAAGTGATGACCAAAGCTTTCGCGAAGCAATGCCGACGCGAGAGACGGACAGCGGCAACATGCAGACTTGGGCACGCATGACCGACAGCAACCAAGACGGCGAGATCTCGCGTGGAGAGTTCATCGGAACCGAAAAACAGTTTGACGCATTGGACCGAGACGCGGATGGATTCATCACGGCGTCAGAAGCGTCAGTGAATTAG
- the carA gene encoding glutamine-hydrolyzing carbamoyl-phosphate synthase small subunit, with protein sequence MPATAKLALEDGSIYAGHAFGAEGEIAGEVVFNTSMTGYQEILTDPSYCGQIVTMTYPEIGNYGVNAIDVEHESPALSGFIVREESRVYSNYRANGDLGSYLKQHGVIALSGIDTRALVRRIRTVGAMRGVISTTDLNDESLIAKAKASPSMVGRDLVSEVVPDSVVGWDSRLDEWSEIEINQRRQGQAPAGKHIVCLDFGMKWNIPRHFVSRGNRVTIIPGNRGADEVLALEPDGIFLSNGPGDPEPLTYAHDTIRQLVGKKPIFGICLGHQLLALACGAKTFKLKFGHRGANQPVFDLTTGKVEITTQNHGFAVEEESLPDCLEITHRHLNDDTIAGIRHREHNAFGIQYHPEASSGPHDSHYLFDRFQQQLS encoded by the coding sequence ATGCCCGCAACTGCCAAGCTAGCCCTCGAAGACGGATCGATTTACGCCGGACACGCGTTCGGTGCCGAAGGTGAAATTGCCGGAGAAGTCGTTTTCAACACTTCGATGACCGGTTACCAGGAAATCCTGACGGACCCAAGTTATTGCGGCCAGATCGTCACGATGACTTATCCTGAAATCGGCAACTACGGCGTCAACGCGATCGACGTGGAACACGAATCCCCAGCACTCTCCGGATTCATCGTCCGTGAAGAAAGCCGCGTGTACAGCAATTATCGCGCAAACGGCGACTTGGGTTCGTACCTGAAACAACACGGCGTGATCGCACTCTCAGGAATCGATACGCGAGCCTTGGTGCGACGCATCCGAACGGTCGGGGCAATGCGAGGCGTGATCTCCACCACCGATCTGAACGACGAAAGCCTGATCGCCAAAGCCAAGGCGTCGCCCAGTATGGTTGGACGCGATTTGGTCAGCGAAGTTGTGCCTGACTCCGTCGTCGGCTGGGATTCACGACTGGATGAATGGTCTGAAATCGAAATCAATCAACGACGACAAGGCCAAGCTCCAGCCGGCAAGCATATCGTCTGCCTCGACTTTGGAATGAAGTGGAACATCCCTCGCCACTTCGTCTCGCGTGGGAATCGCGTCACGATCATTCCCGGAAACCGAGGTGCCGACGAAGTCTTGGCGCTCGAGCCCGATGGGATCTTTTTGTCCAACGGACCGGGTGACCCAGAACCGCTCACCTACGCGCATGATACGATTCGCCAGTTGGTCGGCAAAAAACCGATCTTTGGAATTTGCCTGGGGCATCAATTACTCGCTCTGGCTTGCGGCGCAAAAACGTTCAAGTTGAAATTCGGACATCGCGGTGCGAACCAGCCGGTATTTGATTTGACGACCGGCAAAGTCGAAATCACGACTCAGAATCACGGGTTCGCGGTCGAAGAAGAATCGCTGCCGGATTGCCTGGAGATCACCCACCGCCACTTGAATGACGACACGATCGCTGGCATTCGTCACCGCGAACACAATGCATTCGGGATCCAGTATCACCCGGAAGCCTCCTCGGGGCCCCACGATAGCCACTACCTGTTTGACCGCTTTCAGCAACAGTTGAGCTGA